A DNA window from Rossellomorea marisflavi contains the following coding sequences:
- the accB gene encoding acetyl-CoA carboxylase biotin carboxyl carrier protein, with translation MLKIQEIREIIKLVDQSSVDEFTYEHEGSKIKLKKNAVQQVQAVQEVREPAVQAIQQAPAAAAPAPKQEAPAAEAPADQSNLHTITSPMVGTFYQSSSPESGAYVKLGSKVDENSVVCIVEAMKLFNEIEAEVKGEIAEILVKDGQLVEYGQPLFLVKPE, from the coding sequence GTGTTAAAAATCCAAGAAATCCGGGAAATAATCAAATTGGTAGACCAATCAAGTGTGGATGAATTTACATACGAGCACGAAGGTTCCAAGATCAAGCTGAAAAAGAACGCTGTACAACAAGTACAAGCCGTACAAGAGGTACGCGAACCGGCCGTTCAGGCCATCCAACAGGCTCCGGCTGCAGCAGCACCTGCACCAAAGCAGGAAGCACCGGCAGCGGAAGCACCTGCAGATCAATCCAATCTTCATACCATCACGTCACCGATGGTAGGGACATTCTATCAATCCTCTTCACCAGAATCAGGTGCCTATGTGAAATTGGGCTCCAAAGTGGACGAGAATTCCGTTGTCTGCATCGTTGAAGCCATGAAGCTGTTCAACGAAATCGAAGCCGAAGTAAAAGGGGAAATCGCCGAGATCCTAGTGAAGGATGGTCAACTGGTCGAATACGGTCAGCCATTGTTCTTGGTGAAACCTGAATAA
- a CDS encoding polyprenyl synthetase family protein — translation MIMSFNDFQTTYLSEVTNHMIGKVKALTLPDHLKESMIYSLQAGGKRLRPLMVLATMQSFGRDPKTGMAAASALEMIHTYSLIHDDLPAMDDDDLRRGNPTNHKVFGEAMAILAGDGLLTFSFQLLAEDEHLSDKKKVELIALLARCAGPEGMVGGQVADIEGENGELTVEELQSIHIRKTGKLLMFSVMAGAIMSDASEEERASLEEFAYHIGLAFQIQDDILDIEGSEELIGKPVGSDESKHKSTYPKLLTMAGAKEKLAYHLNGALASLKRVDRDTVLLEEIANLIAVRNH, via the coding sequence ATGATCATGTCGTTCAATGATTTTCAAACCACCTATCTTTCTGAAGTAACCAACCATATGATCGGGAAGGTGAAAGCTCTGACCCTTCCCGATCACCTGAAGGAGTCGATGATCTACTCCTTGCAGGCAGGTGGCAAAAGACTTCGCCCCCTCATGGTGCTGGCCACCATGCAATCTTTCGGACGGGATCCGAAAACAGGGATGGCAGCGGCTTCTGCACTTGAAATGATCCATACATATTCCCTCATCCATGATGATCTGCCTGCCATGGATGATGATGATTTGAGGAGGGGCAACCCGACGAATCATAAAGTGTTCGGTGAGGCAATGGCCATCCTTGCAGGGGATGGGCTGCTCACATTCAGCTTTCAACTGCTTGCTGAAGATGAGCATCTCTCAGACAAGAAGAAGGTCGAACTGATCGCCCTCCTTGCCCGCTGTGCTGGGCCAGAGGGGATGGTTGGAGGTCAAGTCGCCGATATCGAAGGGGAAAATGGAGAGTTGACCGTAGAAGAACTACAGTCGATCCATATCCGCAAAACGGGCAAGCTTCTTATGTTCTCCGTCATGGCAGGGGCCATCATGTCAGATGCCTCTGAAGAAGAGCGTGCTTCCTTAGAGGAGTTTGCTTATCATATCGGTCTTGCCTTCCAGATCCAAGACGATATCCTGGATATCGAGGGTTCGGAAGAATTGATCGGAAAGCCGGTCGGAAGCGATGAATCCAAACATAAGAGCACCTATCCGAAACTTTTGACCATGGCGGGAGCAAAGGAAAAGCTGGCATATCATCTCAATGGGGCACTCGCGTCCTTGAAAAGGGTGGACAGAGATACGGTCCTTCTTGAAGAGATCGCCAACCTCATAGCCGTGCGTAACCACTGA
- the accC gene encoding acetyl-CoA carboxylase biotin carboxylase subunit — protein sequence MIKKVLVANRGEIAVRIIRACRDMDIESVAVYSEADKEALHVQLADEAYCIGPKTSKDSYLNFTNIISVAKLTGCDAIHPGYGFLAENSDFAELCRECHITFIGPSPEAISKMGTKDVARETMREAGVPVVPGSKGIVKDAEEAVALAESMGYPVIIKATAGGGGKGIRVAKTEEELVKGVNITQQEAMTAFGNPGVYIEKFIEDFRHVEIQVMADNFGNVIHLGERDCTIQRRLQKLLEESPSPALNEEVRERMGDAAVKAAEAVDYTGAGTVEFIYDYNQQSFYFMEMNTRIQVEHPVTEQVTGVDLIKEQIRVASGEKLSLTQEDVTFNGWAIECRINAENPEKNFMPSAGRIEMYLPPGGVGVRVDSAAYPGYMIPPYYDSMIAKVISFGATREEAISRMKRALNEFVVEGVHTTIGFHLKLLEHETFVGGDFNTKFLEKYEIMKS from the coding sequence ATGATTAAGAAAGTATTAGTTGCCAATCGGGGAGAGATCGCCGTCCGCATCATCCGGGCTTGCCGGGATATGGACATCGAAAGCGTAGCCGTCTACTCCGAAGCAGATAAAGAAGCACTACACGTACAGCTGGCCGATGAAGCATATTGTATCGGTCCGAAGACGTCGAAAGACAGCTACCTGAATTTCACGAATATCATCTCTGTTGCAAAGCTCACAGGCTGTGATGCGATCCATCCAGGCTATGGCTTCCTTGCGGAGAACTCTGATTTCGCGGAATTATGCCGCGAATGCCACATCACTTTCATCGGCCCATCACCTGAAGCCATTTCGAAAATGGGTACGAAGGATGTGGCGCGTGAAACGATGCGCGAAGCAGGTGTACCCGTCGTTCCCGGCTCCAAAGGGATCGTCAAGGATGCAGAAGAAGCAGTAGCACTTGCTGAATCCATGGGATATCCTGTCATCATCAAGGCGACTGCCGGCGGTGGAGGTAAAGGGATCCGTGTTGCGAAGACCGAAGAAGAGCTCGTGAAGGGTGTCAACATCACCCAGCAGGAAGCAATGACGGCATTCGGGAACCCGGGTGTCTATATCGAGAAATTCATCGAGGATTTCCGTCACGTCGAGATCCAGGTCATGGCTGATAATTTCGGGAACGTCATCCACCTCGGGGAGCGTGACTGCACGATCCAACGTCGTCTGCAAAAGCTCCTTGAAGAAAGCCCGTCACCTGCCTTGAACGAAGAAGTTCGGGAAAGAATGGGAGATGCTGCTGTAAAAGCGGCAGAAGCGGTTGATTATACAGGTGCCGGCACGGTAGAATTTATCTATGATTACAATCAGCAATCCTTCTATTTCATGGAGATGAATACCCGTATCCAGGTCGAACATCCCGTGACGGAACAAGTCACTGGCGTCGACCTCATCAAGGAACAGATCCGGGTGGCTTCAGGGGAGAAACTTTCCCTGACACAAGAAGATGTGACCTTCAACGGGTGGGCGATCGAGTGCCGCATCAACGCAGAGAATCCTGAAAAGAACTTCATGCCATCCGCGGGAAGGATCGAGATGTATCTGCCTCCAGGCGGTGTAGGTGTAAGGGTCGATTCTGCTGCATATCCTGGTTATATGATCCCGCCTTACTACGATAGCATGATCGCGAAGGTCATTTCATTCGGGGCAACGAGGGAAGAAGCCATTTCAAGGATGAAGCGTGCACTGAATGAATTCGTTGTCGAAGGAGTTCACACAACCATCGGATTCCACTTGAAACTGTTGGAACACGAAACCTTTGTAGGTGGAGATTTCAATACGAAATTCCTAGAGAAATATGAAATTATGAAATCCTAG
- the spoIIIAB gene encoding stage III sporulation protein SpoIIIAB: MIKIIGAIFILLSTSWAGFELSKVLTERPKQLRSLKSALQYLEAEITYSHTPLHEAARKISSQLTSPVSLIFDSFSRKLTKEEISVRRAWEESLDAIWKMTALKKEDYEILKQFGQTLGRHDIVTEQKHIRLALLHLEREEVEAAEKQKKYERMTKSLGFLTGLLLIILLL, from the coding sequence ATGATCAAAATCATCGGTGCAATCTTCATTCTGCTGTCCACTTCGTGGGCAGGATTTGAGCTATCCAAAGTCTTGACGGAGCGACCGAAACAATTACGCTCGTTGAAGTCGGCACTTCAGTATCTTGAAGCTGAGATCACCTATAGCCATACCCCGCTTCATGAAGCGGCCAGGAAAATATCATCGCAGCTCACATCCCCGGTATCCCTGATCTTTGATTCCTTCTCCAGGAAGTTGACCAAGGAGGAAATATCCGTACGGAGGGCATGGGAGGAAAGCCTGGATGCAATATGGAAAATGACCGCCCTCAAGAAGGAGGATTACGAAATCCTCAAACAGTTTGGACAGACGCTCGGCCGTCATGACATTGTCACGGAACAAAAGCATATCAGGCTTGCCTTGCTGCACTTGGAACGAGAAGAAGTAGAAGCGGCCGAGAAGCAGAAGAAGTATGAACGGATGACTAAGAGCCTCGGTTTTTTGACGGGGCTGCTTCTCATCATCCTTCTGCTGTGA
- the spoIIIAC gene encoding stage III sporulation protein AC, whose translation MGIDVDIIFKIAGVGIVVAFLHTILDQMGKKEYAQWVTLFGFIYILFMVASIVDELFQKIKSVFLYQG comes from the coding sequence ATGGGAATAGACGTGGATATCATTTTTAAAATTGCAGGGGTGGGGATCGTCGTGGCTTTCCTGCACACGATCCTTGATCAAATGGGAAAGAAGGAATATGCCCAGTGGGTCACGTTATTCGGTTTTATCTATATTCTGTTCATGGTGGCATCCATCGTGGATGAATTATTTCAAAAAATCAAATCGGTCTTCTTGTATCAGGGATAG
- the spoIIIAF gene encoding stage III sporulation protein AF, whose protein sequence is MSFLTEWITNIIVFILLATVIDMLLPSSNMKKYAKIVTGLILITIILTPLLKLFTTDFDAALASMDWKQSTSQSVENSIESKKKEIQASQRAYILEQMAVQMKNDAEKEMMDRHNKVIDSVDIQAEDLDRLPESITSVTVHLTEEKDDSVEAVQMVEIDSQEKKVNREAKNDNSGIASFLAEKWSLDQDQLIISVEGGNSSRESR, encoded by the coding sequence ATGTCATTTTTAACCGAATGGATCACGAACATCATCGTGTTCATCCTCTTGGCGACGGTCATCGACATGCTCCTGCCAAGCTCGAACATGAAGAAGTATGCCAAAATCGTCACCGGTCTCATCCTGATCACGATCATCTTGACGCCACTCCTTAAATTGTTCACAACCGATTTTGACGCAGCCCTTGCGTCCATGGATTGGAAGCAATCAACCAGTCAATCTGTAGAAAATTCGATTGAATCGAAGAAAAAAGAAATACAAGCTTCACAGCGTGCATATATTTTAGAACAAATGGCTGTCCAAATGAAAAACGATGCTGAAAAGGAGATGATGGACCGGCATAACAAAGTCATTGACAGTGTCGACATACAGGCCGAAGATCTGGACCGGTTGCCCGAGAGCATCACGAGCGTCACGGTTCATCTGACGGAGGAAAAAGATGATTCGGTAGAAGCGGTACAGATGGTGGAGATCGATTCACAAGAGAAGAAGGTAAACAGGGAAGCAAAAAATGACAACTCAGGGATCGCCTCATTTCTAGCAGAAAAATGGAGTCTGGACCAGGATCAGCTAATCATTTCAGTCGAAGGGGGGAATTCATCCCGTGAATCTCGATAA
- the spoIIIAG gene encoding stage III sporulation protein AG, which yields MNLDKGPLQALKEWFSKERPNPPPGKKGKKYQYVLIVLLLGVAFMLMSDLWVPKKDAVEVSSSPEEVPAFGSKESDTEQLMKEYEEHYKNQLKEALDQIVGVSEAHVVVNVEATESKVFEKNATQSNQKTDEVDKQGGERSIQESNKEEQIVIIRDGEKEVPIIKETKKPKVSGVLVVAKGADNIQLKKWIIEAVTRTLDVPSHRVSVLPKK from the coding sequence GTGAATCTCGATAAAGGACCGTTACAAGCATTGAAGGAATGGTTTTCAAAGGAAAGGCCAAACCCTCCGCCAGGTAAGAAAGGGAAGAAATATCAATACGTCCTGATCGTATTGCTCCTCGGGGTAGCCTTTATGCTGATGAGTGATCTATGGGTACCGAAAAAAGATGCCGTCGAAGTTTCTAGTAGTCCTGAGGAGGTACCGGCTTTTGGGTCAAAAGAATCCGATACGGAGCAGCTGATGAAAGAATATGAAGAACATTATAAGAATCAGCTCAAGGAAGCGCTCGATCAGATTGTCGGTGTGAGCGAAGCCCATGTCGTCGTCAACGTCGAAGCAACGGAGAGCAAGGTGTTCGAGAAAAATGCGACCCAATCCAATCAGAAGACCGATGAGGTAGACAAGCAAGGCGGGGAACGGTCCATCCAGGAAAGCAACAAGGAAGAGCAGATCGTGATCATCCGGGATGGAGAGAAAGAAGTTCCCATCATCAAAGAAACAAAAAAACCAAAAGTAAGCGGAGTCCTGGTAGTAGCCAAGGGAGCCGATAATATACAGCTGAAAAAATGGATCATCGAGGCAGTGACCCGTACGCTGGATGTACCAAGCCACCGGGTTTCGGTCCTACCGAAAAAATAA
- the nusB gene encoding transcription antitermination factor NusB — protein MKRRVAREKALQALFQIDMSGIEPEAALSNVLEEEKMDAYLQQLVLGFIEHQDSIDEVIKGNLEKWSFDRLAKVDRNILRIGTYELLHVEDVPGKVAINEAVEIAKIFGDEQSSKFVNGVLSKVKQD, from the coding sequence ATGAAAAGAAGAGTAGCCCGTGAAAAGGCATTGCAGGCGTTATTTCAAATAGATATGAGCGGGATTGAGCCGGAGGCGGCCCTTTCGAATGTGTTGGAAGAAGAGAAGATGGATGCATACCTACAGCAGCTTGTGCTTGGGTTCATTGAACACCAGGATTCCATCGACGAGGTCATCAAAGGGAATCTTGAAAAATGGTCGTTCGATCGATTGGCCAAGGTCGATCGCAATATTTTGCGTATCGGTACCTATGAACTTCTTCATGTAGAGGACGTACCTGGAAAAGTCGCGATTAATGAAGCCGTTGAGATTGCCAAGATTTTCGGAGACGAGCAGTCAAGTAAGTTCGTCAATGGAGTGCTGTCCAAAGTGAAGCAAGACTGA
- the xseA gene encoding exodeoxyribonuclease VII large subunit, translating into MEQATYLTVQALTKYIKRKFDRDPHLNGVYVKGEISNFKRHSSGHMYFTLKDEKARILAVMFSSQNQSLKFRPENGMNVLIRGDLSVYEAGGQYQIYVKDMQPDGIGALYLAYEQLKEKLKGAGYFDESRKKKIPSFPSRIAVVTSPTGAAIRDIITTIKRRYPIGEVLVYPALVQGEKAPASVAEAIHKVNEDPTIDVLIIGRGGGSIEELWAFNEEIVADAIADSMVPIISAVGHETDFTIADFVADLRAPTPTAAGELAVPHIDDLLERVMNRKLRLIKAFKNRLNHDRQRLETLRRSYSLRNPHLVYQQKMEQLDRLNEKMDRAAASRLKELQDHTGQLTERMLRLHPDRMIKLQGERLRSMQSRLEKQYASGLKEKRQQFLSILSTMEALSPLKVMERGYSLSYSEDDSLITSVAQVQKGQSLTVRVKDGRIHCKADSIEESEPHAESKEK; encoded by the coding sequence ATGGAACAAGCAACCTACTTAACCGTACAAGCTCTGACAAAATACATAAAACGGAAATTCGACCGGGATCCCCATTTGAACGGTGTCTACGTCAAAGGGGAGATCTCGAACTTCAAACGGCATTCCAGCGGTCATATGTATTTCACGTTGAAAGATGAAAAGGCACGCATCCTGGCCGTGATGTTTTCAAGCCAGAATCAGTCGCTGAAGTTCAGACCGGAAAACGGGATGAATGTTCTCATTCGCGGAGATCTATCCGTCTACGAAGCAGGCGGACAGTATCAAATTTATGTGAAGGATATGCAGCCCGACGGTATCGGTGCTCTGTATCTTGCGTATGAACAACTCAAGGAAAAGCTGAAGGGTGCCGGATATTTCGATGAGTCCAGAAAAAAGAAGATCCCTTCCTTCCCGTCCAGGATCGCTGTCGTCACGTCCCCGACAGGAGCGGCCATCAGAGATATCATCACTACCATCAAAAGGAGATACCCCATCGGGGAAGTCCTCGTCTATCCTGCACTGGTCCAGGGGGAAAAAGCACCGGCTTCCGTTGCGGAGGCCATCCATAAAGTCAATGAAGACCCGACAATCGATGTATTGATCATCGGCAGGGGTGGCGGATCCATTGAAGAGTTATGGGCATTCAACGAAGAGATTGTTGCAGATGCCATAGCAGACTCGATGGTTCCCATCATTTCAGCAGTCGGACATGAAACAGATTTCACCATTGCAGACTTTGTAGCCGATCTCAGGGCGCCGACCCCTACTGCTGCCGGAGAGCTTGCCGTTCCCCACATTGATGACCTCCTTGAACGGGTGATGAACCGTAAACTCCGGCTCATCAAAGCCTTCAAAAACAGGCTCAACCATGACCGTCAACGGCTGGAAACACTGAGAAGGTCCTATTCGTTACGAAATCCTCATCTGGTCTACCAGCAGAAGATGGAGCAACTCGACCGTCTCAATGAGAAGATGGACAGGGCAGCAGCCTCCCGTCTCAAAGAGCTGCAGGACCATACCGGTCAATTAACTGAAAGGATGCTTCGTCTTCATCCGGATCGTATGATCAAGCTTCAAGGGGAACGATTGCGATCCATGCAGTCACGACTTGAAAAGCAATATGCCTCTGGACTGAAGGAGAAGCGCCAACAGTTCTTGTCGATTCTCTCGACGATGGAGGCGCTGAGCCCATTGAAAGTCATGGAACGTGGATATAGCTTGTCCTACAGTGAAGATGACAGTTTGATCACCTCGGTTGCACAGGTGCAAAAAGGACAATCCCTGACCGTCCGGGTCAAGGATGGTCGAATACATTGTAAGGCAGATTCTATTGAGGAGAGTGAACCACATGCCGAAAGCAAAGAAAAATGA
- a CDS encoding Asp23/Gls24 family envelope stress response protein has translation MAENQNLLQMSHGKDGLGKIEIAPEVIEVIAGIAASEVEGVSQMRGNFASGVVERLGKKNHGKGVKVELAEDGILIDVYCIMQFGVSIPNVAQKIQDNIRQALLNMTALEAEEVNVHIVGVQFENQRIEPEIEEEM, from the coding sequence ATGGCGGAAAATCAAAATCTTTTACAGATGTCTCACGGTAAAGACGGACTTGGGAAGATCGAAATCGCTCCGGAAGTGATCGAGGTCATTGCGGGGATCGCGGCCTCTGAAGTGGAAGGCGTCTCACAGATGCGCGGAAACTTTGCGTCAGGTGTCGTTGAACGCCTAGGCAAGAAAAATCATGGTAAAGGTGTCAAAGTGGAACTTGCTGAAGACGGTATCCTGATCGATGTATACTGCATCATGCAGTTCGGCGTCTCCATTCCGAATGTCGCCCAAAAGATCCAGGACAATATCCGTCAGGCACTCTTGAACATGACGGCCCTAGAGGCAGAAGAAGTCAACGTTCATATCGTCGGCGTACAGTTTGAAAATCAAAGGATCGAACCTGAGATTGAAGAAGAAATGTAG
- the spoIIIAA gene encoding stage III sporulation protein AA, whose protein sequence is MQEILAMLPTTISSHIQLLPRPLLESIEEIRVRTHRELEVTSRGKPHFLPYTVTAEDSENLINKLSKHSFYALEEELRRGYITIEGGHRVGLAGKVILEGGVVKGIRNLSSFNIRVARQKIGIAEPLIPYLSGGGWKHTMIIGPPQTGKTTLLRDIARMISSGVPGERIPPAKVGIVDERSEIAGCVEGVPQLSFGQRIDVLDACPKAEGMMMLIRSMSPDVLIVDEIGRQEDGTAIQEAVNAGITLISTVHGDSLEEVRKRPVIREVMDLHTFDRFVELKKGESLV, encoded by the coding sequence ATGCAAGAGATCCTGGCCATGCTTCCCACCACCATATCCAGCCATATTCAGCTCCTGCCGCGACCATTGCTAGAATCCATTGAAGAGATAAGGGTGAGAACCCATAGAGAACTGGAAGTGACGTCAAGGGGGAAGCCGCATTTCCTCCCGTACACAGTCACCGCAGAAGATAGCGAAAACCTGATAAACAAACTGTCGAAACACTCGTTTTATGCACTGGAAGAGGAGCTGAGACGAGGATATATCACCATCGAAGGAGGACACCGGGTCGGTCTCGCCGGGAAAGTCATCCTCGAAGGAGGGGTCGTGAAGGGCATACGGAACCTGTCCTCCTTCAACATCCGCGTCGCCCGTCAAAAGATCGGGATCGCGGAGCCCCTCATCCCCTATCTGTCAGGCGGAGGATGGAAGCATACGATGATCATCGGGCCCCCACAGACAGGGAAGACCACGTTGCTGAGGGATATTGCACGCATGATCTCAAGCGGGGTACCCGGGGAACGGATCCCACCGGCGAAGGTGGGGATTGTGGATGAACGATCCGAAATTGCAGGGTGCGTGGAAGGTGTACCTCAGTTGTCATTCGGCCAGCGCATCGATGTACTCGATGCCTGTCCGAAAGCAGAGGGCATGATGATGCTCATCCGTTCCATGAGCCCAGATGTGCTTATCGTGGATGAAATCGGCCGTCAAGAAGACGGTACCGCCATTCAGGAAGCTGTCAATGCAGGAATCACCCTGATATCAACGGTCCATGGTGATTCCCTAGAAGAGGTGAGAAAGCGCCCCGTGATCAGGGAGGTCATGGACCTCCATACATTCGATCGATTCGTGGAGCTGAAAAAGGGGGAGAGCCTGGTGTGA
- a CDS encoding exodeoxyribonuclease VII small subunit, translating to MPKAKKNEPTFEEAIAQLEEIVEKLEEGEVPLEQAIDYYQKGMNLSKYCHDTLQQAENKLTKMMTDEGEQTIDLPEEE from the coding sequence ATGCCGAAAGCAAAGAAAAATGAACCGACGTTTGAAGAGGCGATTGCCCAGCTTGAAGAAATCGTAGAAAAGCTCGAAGAAGGCGAGGTCCCTTTGGAACAGGCCATCGATTACTATCAGAAGGGGATGAACCTTTCTAAGTATTGCCACGATACGCTTCAGCAAGCGGAGAATAAGCTTACGAAGATGATGACGGATGAGGGGGAGCAAACGATCGATCTCCCTGAGGAGGAATGA
- a CDS encoding bifunctional 5,10-methylenetetrahydrofolate dehydrogenase/5,10-methenyltetrahydrofolate cyclohydrolase: MSTRIIDGTKISNEWRLELKARVRKLKQRGITPGLAIILVGDNPASRSFVRLKEKACSDVGIHSELHHFESADQDQLVGLIDQLNTAGHIHGILVQLPLPGHIDPASVVGAVSPTKDIDGLHPLSIGRLATAQETFHPCAPLAITKMLQHEKIPIAGRHVVIIGKSNLIGKPLGTMLVNRDATVTQCQSITEDLFSLTRQADILISAAGKAGFIGREAIKPGALVIDAGMNRGEDGGVCGDVDADDVMGRAGLLTPVPGGIGPLTITMLLHNTVKSATGMF, translated from the coding sequence ATGTCGACCAGGATCATAGATGGTACGAAGATTTCTAATGAGTGGCGTCTGGAATTGAAGGCCCGGGTCAGAAAGCTGAAACAACGTGGCATCACTCCGGGACTTGCCATCATCCTCGTCGGGGATAATCCTGCATCGAGGTCCTTTGTCAGGTTAAAAGAAAAGGCTTGTTCCGATGTCGGTATCCATTCCGAACTCCATCACTTTGAGTCTGCCGATCAAGACCAGTTAGTTGGACTCATTGATCAGTTGAACACAGCCGGCCATATACACGGTATCCTCGTCCAGTTGCCCCTTCCCGGCCATATCGACCCCGCCAGCGTCGTGGGGGCGGTATCCCCGACGAAGGATATCGATGGCCTTCATCCCCTTTCCATCGGCAGGTTGGCAACCGCTCAGGAAACCTTCCACCCTTGCGCCCCCCTCGCCATCACCAAAATGCTTCAGCATGAGAAAATCCCCATCGCAGGCCGTCACGTGGTGATCATCGGTAAGAGCAATCTGATCGGTAAACCGTTAGGGACGATGCTAGTGAACCGTGATGCGACTGTAACACAATGTCAATCGATCACGGAGGATCTCTTTTCCCTCACCAGACAGGCCGACATCCTCATCTCCGCCGCAGGAAAGGCCGGGTTTATCGGAAGAGAAGCCATTAAACCCGGAGCCCTGGTCATCGATGCTGGTATGAACAGGGGAGAAGATGGCGGCGTTTGCGGTGATGTCGATGCCGATGACGTGATGGGACGGGCCGGCTTGCTTACACCGGTTCCAGGTGGAATCGGCCCTTTGACCATCACCATGCTTCTTCATAATACAGTGAAGTCTGCCACGGGCATGTTTTGA
- a CDS encoding SpoIIIAH-like family protein — protein sequence MLLKKQTVWLLTMLSLVIVLSVYYITSPTQQATDFAAEDAKKGAKDKETSGDVEVVTDAAGNEMFEALRIEVNEKRDQMREELEAKVGDPEVSAEDKSAAYEEMENLKDSAMTEEVLETLIKTMGYKDALVRASAENIRITVKSDKEHSATEANEIIRLVKSEVGQLKPVAVEFQPNN from the coding sequence ATGTTATTGAAAAAGCAAACGGTATGGTTGTTGACGATGCTGAGCCTTGTGATTGTCCTATCGGTATATTACATCACTTCACCTACGCAGCAGGCCACGGATTTCGCAGCAGAAGATGCAAAAAAAGGGGCAAAGGACAAAGAAACATCGGGTGATGTGGAAGTGGTGACGGATGCTGCCGGCAATGAAATGTTCGAAGCCCTCCGCATCGAAGTAAATGAGAAGCGGGATCAGATGAGGGAGGAACTTGAAGCGAAAGTGGGAGATCCGGAAGTTTCGGCAGAAGATAAAAGCGCTGCCTATGAAGAAATGGAAAACCTGAAGGATTCGGCCATGACAGAGGAAGTCCTTGAAACGCTGATCAAAACGATGGGCTACAAGGATGCACTCGTCAGGGCATCAGCAGAGAATATCCGTATCACAGTCAAGTCTGATAAAGAGCATAGTGCCACTGAGGCCAATGAAATCATCCGCCTCGTCAAAAGTGAAGTCGGTCAATTGAAGCCGGTTGCAGTAGAGTTCCAGCCGAATAATTAA
- the spoIIIAD gene encoding stage III sporulation protein AD, with protein sequence MQIVGIALVSTFLALLIKEQKPNFAFLLIVFVGCSIFLFLIDQIYAIIHMLEKLAANANVNLVYVQTILKIIGIAYIAEFAAHITRDAGEGAIAAKVELAGKILILAMAIPILTVIIETIINMIPST encoded by the coding sequence ATCCAGATAGTCGGAATCGCACTAGTCTCGACATTCCTGGCCTTGCTCATCAAGGAACAGAAGCCGAACTTTGCTTTTCTGCTCATCGTTTTTGTCGGCTGCTCGATCTTCCTGTTCCTCATTGATCAGATCTACGCCATCATTCATATGCTTGAGAAACTGGCTGCGAATGCAAATGTGAACCTTGTGTATGTTCAGACGATCCTGAAGATCATCGGGATCGCCTATATAGCTGAATTTGCCGCTCATATCACGAGGGATGCCGGGGAGGGAGCCATCGCTGCCAAGGTCGAGCTTGCCGGGAAGATCCTGATCCTCGCCATGGCCATCCCGATTTTGACGGTCATCATCGAAACGATCATCAATATGATCCCGTCCACTTGA